The DNA window GAACGATCTGGTATTCGTACAGCTTTGCCTCGCGTCCAGACTTGAAAGACTACATTGGGGACGAGGTCTGGTACGTTCCTGCGACCAGAAACATCCTTCACAGGCTCGGTGTTAATGTCTTCTACGTCAACAACGGCTCGTATGGAGTGAACGTGGTGTTCTCAAACACGAGTGTTAAGATGGAATACATCAGCATTGCAGACTGGGCGGCATCGCTCAGTGGGGCCAAATATCGGAGGGAGTACATGAACTTCCCTGGAGTGTACTACGAGATCCCAGCCGAGAACTACAAAGGCTTCATCAAGAGACTTGAATCCGATCTCCCAGAGGGAAGCTATGATGTAATCCCCGGGTTCCCCTATCCAGACAAGGAGAACATACACAAATACCTCAATACCGAGCACCCTTTCATGGGAAAAGACCTGATAATGATCTCTATGGTGCTTTTGGGGGATAAACCCATCTCCTGGAGGATTCCTGGGATAATAGAGTTTGCACTCATTGAGCTGGTCGTTGTCCTCGTCACGTATAGAGTAAGCAGGAGCTATATGGCATCCCTAATCGCGCTCCTTTTCATCGCCGCAGACCCAACGCTCCAGGCAACTGCCGTGACGGCAATGCTCGACATCCACGTGGCGTTCTTTGTCGCCCTCTTTGTCCTTGCTGTTGTTTACGGAAGGGAGCTCCTCTCGGCTGTGTTGTTAGGCCTTGCTGGAGCGACAAAACTCAGCGGTGCCTTCGGCTGGCCCGTACACCTGTGGAAGTGCCTGAAGAGCGAGAACTCGTTCCCCAAATTCTTCACAAAGGTCGCCATAATCCCCGGTGTCGTGTTTTTAGTTCCCGAGCTTCCCGCAATAAAAGCAATAGGGTTTGAGGAGTGGCTCAGGGAGTTCCTAGGCAGCTTTAAATGGCACTTGAGCTACAAAGGGCCGAACCCAAACACTTCCCCGTTCTGGCAGTGGTTCATAGACTACCGCCCGTTCCCCTTCCACTTCAACCCCAACGTATTTGCATCAACGGATCCCGTGCTCCTGATGGGAATGGTGGTCATGATCCTAGCTCTCCCCTGGGTCCATCGCAAAAAACCCAGAGTGAGCGAACCTTTCTTTATCTTCTGGAGCACAGTTGGCCTCTTTGCCCTCCAATACCTACTCGGAGGAAAGACCCAGTTTAGCTTTTACGCCACAGTGCTCGTTCCACCGGCCGCAGTTTCGATGGGAGTTTTCGTGAACGAGATAATAAAGTGGGAGGCCTTCAAGGAGTCTCTAGGGTTCTACACAACAAAAATCCAGGAAGTTATCCGGTCTTCATCAAGAAGGTTTATGCCCTCCGAAAATAGCGATCAAGAGTAGCCTGAGCCTCCTTCGCTTTTTTCTCACTCTCAATCTTTTCCACTATCTTCTTCAGGGTCTTCCAGCCTTTCCGCACGATAGGTGGAAACTCGCCATTCTCTCGATAATAGTGCTCAAGAAACGCCCTCGTTCTTGGGTCACTGGGATAGCCGGAGCCAATCTCCCCGTATTCCTCTCTGAGTTTTTCAATTGCTCTATCCCTCGTGACCTTCGCCAGAATCGAAGCCGCTGAAACGACGGGAAAGATGTCGTCGGCCTTGTGCCTTGCAACAACCTCCGCATCAAAGTTCAGCTTATTCCTAAGCTCTCTCGCAAAGCGCTCCTCGTCCACGTCGGCCGCGTCCGCATAGACAACATTGGGCTTGATCCTGAGGGAGTTCAGGGCCTTCGCGAAGTTCTCAACCTCAAACTCGTTGAGCGTCCCCTCCCTGGAACCAATGATGTCTGGTCCGGCCTCAAGGATAAAGTAGTCGTCAAGAACTCCGAGTATTT is part of the Thermococcus stetteri genome and encodes:
- a CDS encoding dolichyl-phosphate-mannose--protein mannosyltransferase, yielding MDREKIIRVVFVAVVALTMIGTIWYSYSFASRPDLKDYIGDEVWYVPATRNILHRLGVNVFYVNNGSYGVNVVFSNTSVKMEYISIADWAASLSGAKYRREYMNFPGVYYEIPAENYKGFIKRLESDLPEGSYDVIPGFPYPDKENIHKYLNTEHPFMGKDLIMISMVLLGDKPISWRIPGIIEFALIELVVVLVTYRVSRSYMASLIALLFIAADPTLQATAVTAMLDIHVAFFVALFVLAVVYGRELLSAVLLGLAGATKLSGAFGWPVHLWKCLKSENSFPKFFTKVAIIPGVVFLVPELPAIKAIGFEEWLREFLGSFKWHLSYKGPNPNTSPFWQWFIDYRPFPFHFNPNVFASTDPVLLMGMVVMILALPWVHRKKPRVSEPFFIFWSTVGLFALQYLLGGKTQFSFYATVLVPPAAVSMGVFVNEIIKWEAFKESLGFYTTKIQEVIRSSSRRFMPSENSDQE
- the rnhB gene encoding ribonuclease HII; amino-acid sequence: MKIAGIDEAGRGPVIGPMIIAAVVVDEKNLPKLEELKVRDSKKLAPQRREKLFDEILGVLDDYFILEAGPDIIGSREGTLNEFEVENFAKALNSLRIKPNVVYADAADVDEERFARELRNKLNFDAEVVARHKADDIFPVVSAASILAKVTRDRAIEKLREEYGEIGSGYPSDPRTRAFLEHYYRENGEFPPIVRKGWKTLKKIVEKIESEKKAKEAQATLDRYFRRA